In the genome of Mangifera indica cultivar Alphonso chromosome 9, CATAS_Mindica_2.1, whole genome shotgun sequence, the window AGAGCATGGTGCCATATACAGGAAATCTCAAACGTGTAATCCATATTCTGAAGAAATTCGAGGGCTTTctgaaattttggttttggcCACAATTAATAGGGCCTTGAGACGATGAAGATTACTTAAGAGGACCAGGTGACAGGCAGCAGGCAGGCTTACGTTGGTTAATACACAAGTTGCAGTTTGGACCGTCCACCGTTTGTGAATTGAGCGACAGACAGGTAGAAGTGAGTCATTGTTGTTTCTTCTATGGGCTGGTGGTAGTGCTGGGTATTTTTCtgattagtttatatattttttattcctcGTTTTAggtctaatatatatatttttttctctatcaaGAGGGCTTGAGGCCCTTATATGTGATGGTGAGAGATATAGTGCTAAAGTCTTTGTGGGCATCCTTGTATCATAGAGGTGTTGCTTCCTGTAGTTGTCAATTAATGTAACGATTGTGTGAAGATATAAGCATTTTGGTCTGacaataattttgaagttttgcTTATAAAATGTGTCTTTTTTATTACGTGCgctttaatttcatttattgtTCAACGCCCAACCTAATTGACATCACTGAATGAGCTAACCATTTAATGACTTTGAATCTGGAATTATGGTAGAGAACTGTTTTCCAGGTGCAGAAACTCCACGGGATATCCATTCTCAATGATCAAAGCTTCAACAATGACCTAATAACCTGTAATTCCACGGTACCTGGAAAGGTGCTAGATTTGACTGTTATTGCTGAAAAGTAAAATTTGTGATGAATGGGTCACTTTAACGGTGGTTTAGTTTGATGGTTAGAAGCCAATGTACGTTGTTATGGTATTagtttttgtaattataatttcatagtGTAATAATATGAATGTTAAAAGTATTGTCTCGATGCTTCAATGTGACCATTTTATTATAGGATCAAAGGTAGCGTCACATGAGTAATAATATACCATAAATCTAGACAAATCcatttgttaaagaaaatagGTGATTATGTGCTCTTATTTCAGTAGGAGATGAGTTTTATATGTGAAAGACATTGAGGAGGTCTCAGGGAACGATTATAATTACCAAGAGGTTCTCATTCCATACTTTATACTAAAGGTTTTAACTTGTATAGTGTCATGAATTGACGTGTTGGTGACATCGGTGGTCATTTTATACAGTTTGTATAACTTGTTATTATAGAAGGAGTTTGAGCTTAGAACAATTGTTGTAGGTCTCTAGATTGTGATTAgggttttaaaatcattttacctTATTACATAGATAAATGGAACATAGTATAATACCCTTCTCCAAAAATACTGCTCTTCAGAAAGAAGTAATATTTTACTTGACTAATTAAGCATAAAACACATTGAACTATGCAAAAAATAAAACGCTTCATAAAACTACCAAAATGTCATTATAAAGACAACTAATAGaagcataaaaaaatatcttaacaTATAGTCACATAAAAcccaaataaaaatatgaaaaagtcaCATAAATGCCCTCATGTTCATCCACTAGTTACTTGCCACCCCGCGATTCCTAATTCTACCTGTTACTTGcaaaaagattaaagaaatGATTGAGTGATAATCACTTagtaaataagagaaattatatcatacatattatcttttattcatttctatacaataatttatatttcacctaaatttggtcatttggaGTACACTTTCGGACTTTAAACTTTGATGACTTGGAATTCTTTATTTACCTTTTATACACACATCTATTGAATTGCAATTTACATAATTTGTACCCCATTACTGGTATGTGTAGAAAGAATCTCATGAGTGTCCTCTTGTAACAACCCCTGAGAAAACATATTGGTAAAAACTAATGGGGATTTTTCATGAACGTTCATTCATTCTTTCATTGTTACAAAATCATTCATCCTCTATGAATAGACTTTCATTCTTTACTTAGCATCAATGTCTTCATCCCTTCCTTCACTATCATTCATGTTCTTATTAGCATGCACGACCACTTATGTCCTTGAATGATTATTCACTTTTATGTCATGAATGACTCTTTTATCTCATATTCACGACTGTACCTAACCTTAGGgatatattcattttttcatttatatgaataattgtGCATTTTTCCATATAAGTGATTATCACATCTTATTTTACGAGCACGAATGAACAATTAAACATATTCTTTATACGATCATTTACTTGTGTAATTAAACCCTAATTTACATCGATATAtgaccctttttacccttataacagtcattcttacattttttaaactaaaatttaacaataaatcaaCCATATAATAGTACACAAGAACTCTAGAAAATAGATTGATTTTTCCACCTcgatttaattatatttcttgATTGATTTCATGTTTTTAGTGTGAGACTTCGTGAATGTATATGTGTGATAGCTCGAGTTGGAGTTAGAGATTGATAAAATTGAGGGTTTTTGTTGAAagttatgataaaatattggaAATAATTAAGTTGGTTTGGCTTTACTGATTTAGAATTTGGCTTATTGGTtaattttgtgtgtgtgtgtatatatatatatatatcttaaaaattttattttaattaatttccattaATTAGTGTGGTGAAGATTCCAAATAAATTGAACAATGCAGCCAGCCCAACGATATTGGAATTGTAATGTCCATCTACAGACAATATGTTACAAagaaatgtaattaatttacatGCCCCCTTGTTAGCCTTGCATAATAGCTTCGATAACTTCACCATAACAAGCCGAAAGAAACACATTTCACAATGGCCCACTAAGAAATCAGAACACAACCGGCCAGGTTTAAATTTCTGCGTAATGAATGTTGCTGGCATTGCCGTCTCACCTTCTTATAAGTATTGTGAACTTTGCCATGCAAATCAAGGCAATTTAAGCGACAAGAAGACGAAGCTAACAATATTACTAAAATGTCATCATAAAAACAACTAAGAGAAGCATACAAAAAAGTCTaaacatataatcacataaaACCCAAATAAAAGCATGACAAATTAACATAAATGCCCTTATGCTTGTTCACTAGTTGGCTTGCTGTTTCGTGGTCGCTAATTCTACTTATTAtttgtgaaagaaaaaagaaaataattaagtgATAATCACTTagtaaataagagaaattatatcatattatctcTTATTCATTTCTATATAATAATCTATATTTCACCTGAATTTGGTCATATGGAGTATATCTTCGGACTTTAAACTTTGATGACATTACTTATAATCAATAAACTAGGAAACACTGTCAATCCCAGAATTTTGATGGCATTACAAGACGTAGAACTTGTCTTGCTCAATTAGAAAACACCTTTTTAAATTTGTACATTGTGAtgactttttatatataatacatgtAAAAATTGTGGCAAAAGCATTTATCttttacaatatatttttttaaagacattttttcTATGTCAATTAGACTAGATTGAAACAAAGATTAGGCAAGCCATATGAATAACATAACTAAATAGCCccctttttatacacaaatcTATTGAACTACAATTAACACAATTTGTACCCCACTACAAGTGTATGTTGGAAGAATTTTATAAACTCTCAGGAAAATATATCGGTAAAACCTAATGGGGATCATTCTCAAATGTTCATTCATTCTTTTACTGTTAAAAATTGTTCATCATTTATGAATCGACATTCATTCCTTACTCAACATCAATGTCTTCATATCTTCACAATCGTTTATGTCTTTGAATAGTCATTCACTTTTATATCATAAATGACTctcttattttatattcatgATTGTACCTAATCTTAGAGGTATATTTACCTTTTTACTTACATAAATAATCATGCACTTCTATAGAAAGACGATCATCACGTCTTATTTAACGAGTCACGAATGATTACCTATGTCTTTTGTATAAACATTCATGTAAAATCGACATCTTTGtcttaattgataaataatcatgCATGCCCTTTGTACGATCATTCACTCGtataacaaaaccctaatttatatttatgtatgattGTTTTTATCCATAGAATGACCATTCTTATGTGTCTGgaatgaaaatttaacaataaatcaaCTGTATTATAGTGCACAAGACCTCTAGAAAAAAGACTGATCTTTCTACCTcgatttaatgtaatttttaattgatttcatgATTTGGAATTAGACTTTGAGAAGGTATATATGAGAGTAGGAGTTAcagattgataaaatttagggtttttgtttaGAGTTCTGATAGAATGTTCAATATGAGgtagattaaattataaataatttagtttggcTTTATTGATTTAGGATTAGGGTTGGTggttaattttgtatatatatcccttaaaaaatttatattaattaatttccattaATTTGTGTGGTGAAGATTCCAAGTAAATTGAACAATGCAGCCAGCCCAACAATAATGGAATTATAATGTCCATCTGTAGATAATTTGTTACATAACCCCTTGTTTGTCTGGTGAGGCTTGTATAATAGCATCGATAACTTCACCAAACACAACCGGCCAGTTTAAATGTCTGCTTAATGAATGTAGCTGGCATTGCCGTCTCACCTTCTTATAAATACTGTGAACTTTGCCATTTAAATCAAGGCAATTTAAGCTACAAGAAGATGAAGCTAACAATATTTGGAAAGCTGctcctttttttcttcctgTTGGCATCTCTTAACTTGATTGAAGCCAGTGAAGTTGACAACCTTCAAAGGCTGATTAAGTCTAAAAGATGGAGAAACTCTTTCCGGGCAAATTCTCCAGTGACATCAAGTGTGAAACAAGAGTATAGTCCTGTCTATGTTGGGAGTCAGGATGGTTCAATGGAACTTGATAAGATTACGGCATTGCCTGGCCAACCTAATGGTATCAACCTTAACCAGTACGCAGGTTATGTGACTGTTGATCCTCAAGCCGGAAGAGCATTGTTCTACTATTTTGTTGAGTCTCCTCAAAATTCTTCAACCAATCCTTTGGTTTTGTGGCTCAATGGAGGTAATTATATCATAAGCATCatatttaacatattatatCCTTTGCAAAAAGGGGAAGATATACATAACACACGACgacatgattttttttgttattaaaactttttaattataaaaaataggcttttaacaactaatttttttcttatttaagttTTGTTTAGTGAGtgttatgttaatattttacaCATTTCTAAGACCAACAATGATGaacttacaaattttttataaaaaatttgaaaaatttattgttaaaaatataaatttatttaattttaatgtgaaTATAAATAGTTGGATGTCACAATCatgaaaatagtatttataactATCGAATATGTACCtgttcttattttttctctctctaatgtcagtttttttttttgtagtgtatcttaaaattttgctaTCTTCTGTAATGGAAATTAATCGAATCAAACTGTCTGATATTTTCAGGACCTGGATGTTCCTCACTTGGGATTGGGGCAATGACTGAATTAGGACCTTTCAGAGTTAACAGCAACGGCAACACACTGTTTCAAAACGGCTATGCATGGAACAATGGTGAGCCAATCTATCGTTCATTCATcatatatattaactttttcACTTTATTTGTCTTCAACAACCATGAGACTTATTTAGGGTTTCCAAAATACTGTCAGTGGCAAACGTAATCTTCCTGGAATCTCCAGCTGGGGTTGGCTTTTCATATTCAAATACTTCTTCAGACTACGACCACACAGGTGATAACACAACTGCAGCCGATGCCTTTACTTTTCTTGTAAACTGGCTGGAGAGGTTCCCTCAATATAAAACCAGGGATTTTTACATCACTGGGGAGAGCTACGCCGGTCACTACGTCCCTCAGCTTGCTGAAAATATTCTGTTCCATAATATGTTCTCAAACCAAAGTTCCCAACAAATAAATCTAAAAGGAATTGCGGTACGtatggttttaatatttatatttggtAAGACCTGATTGTTCGTGGTATTGGATTGTGTTCGTATTATAAGTCTTTAACTCCAACTCCATTTGAATTAgaatcttaattataaaattttttaaccccaaactaacattttaatgtttagattaatttaagataatctaaattgatataaaattatttattattttcaatcttttttaacGTTTTAATTCGTTCATCAAATTACTCTAAcctattgttaataaaatacataatataatattttgttttatttataaatgatttaaaaattacatagtATGACTGTTAAAATATGCTAATAATCTTATTAATCATATTGCATTTTTAAtaccaataacaaaataaattatttaaataaaaataatatgagtaattatatttatataaaaatataattatatgtaatttataaggatttcaattgttgttgacatttttttttaatattttttataattaatctatgacaaattatattaaagtaatatttgtttaaacattTAAGTTAAGTTATTTTAAGTTACTTTTGTGTCAACtcctaatttaatttcaaatcatgtTAAGTTAACTCGAAATAAATTTCTTGTAAAGCAAACTCAATCTCAtctgatatttttcatattctaTTAAGTTAATATATcgtattaaaaataattatttctatttttggaCACTTCAGGTCGTTAAGCGATCAATTGTGAATAACTTGTTGCATGGTGATAACTATTTCAGATTGGCAATGGAGTGATTAACGAGATTACAGATGAAATGGGGAGCGTTGATTATATCTGGACTCACGCTTTAATATCAGACGAATCATACAAAGGCATATACAAATATTGTGACTTCGTGAACCAAAATTTTTCGGGAAAGTGTGAGGACTTTTTGGATATGGCAGGAGAGGAGATAGGAGATATAGATGGCTACAACATTTATGCCCCACTTTGTGAAGTTACTATCCAGGACAACAACTCAACTGGTTCAGTAAGTTTATAAATTGCCTCAAATGCTACgcacattttctttttataggaaaatatatttgtttagaaAGACTAACCACTACTTTTCCGGGTTACATCAAGCAGTTGAAGGATTTTGATCCTTGCTCAGACCATTACGTGGAGTTTTACCTGAATATTCCAGAGGTTCAAGCCGCTCTTCATGCAAATCATACAAAATGGCAGGCTTGCAGGTATTCACGTACAAGGATTATGCCCATCAATTCAATATAGGCAATCAATTACTAAATATTTGTTAGATATCTTACTTAATGAGTCGTTCTTGATTATTTGCATAACAAAACAAcgcatataaataaaaaatgattaaataatataattatttattttttctcttattttaaaattctttaatcaaaGACTATAagttcaatttatataaataaatttgtataatttatatgtatacgtaatattatttttaattgtcaGACTAACCAAATATATACTATCGGTTTGTTGCTGTGCAGTGATGTAATTACCAATT includes:
- the LOC123226303 gene encoding serine carboxypeptidase 1-like; translated protein: MTELGPFRVNSNGNTLFQNGYAWNNVANVIFLESPAGVGFSYSNTSSDYDHTGDNTTAADAFTFLVNWLERFPQYKTRDFYITGESYAGHYVPQLAENILFHNMFSNQSSQQINLKGIAIGNGVINEITDEMGSVDYIWTHALISDESYKGIYKYCDFVNQNFSGKCEDFLDMAGEEIGDIDGYNIYAPLCEVTIQDNNSTGSLKDFDPCSDHYVEFYLNIPEVQAALHANHTKWQACSDVITNWVDSPSTVLPAIKDLMTFGVRVWIYSGDVDAVVPVTSTRYSIAALNLTVKTPWYPWYTNGEVGGYAEAYEGLTFVTVRGAGHMVPSYQPGRALTMISSFLRGVLPPSK